In Arachis stenosperma cultivar V10309 chromosome 1, arast.V10309.gnm1.PFL2, whole genome shotgun sequence, one DNA window encodes the following:
- the LOC130974636 gene encoding agamous-like MADS-box protein AGL80 translates to MARKKVELKYITNDSKRRATLRKRKSGLIKKVDEISTLCRVDACAIIYTSDDPRPKVWPSPSEVNRVISRFKEMRELEQSKKMMSQESFLRQRIQKGQDQLKKLKNENRKKEMNNLMFQSLAGYQSLDNATMIDLNDLAWIIDQNIKEVDKQISKLQGQEGASSNNNGVATINEEQAQVDNIIDGGVFPFVDAANNFQNDYRPAPFDP, encoded by the coding sequence ATGGCTAGAAAGAAAGTGGAGCTCAAATACATAACAAATGACTCAAAGAGGAGGGCAACACTAAGGAAAAGGAAAAGTGGTCTAATAAAAAAGGTTGATGAAATTAGCACTCTTTGCAGGGTTGATGCTTGTGCTATAATCTATACCTCTGATGATCCACGGCCAAAGGTATGGCCGTCGCCATCAGAGGTGAACCGAGTGATCTCTAGATTTAAGGAGATGCGTGAATTAGAACAAAGCAAGAAAATGATGTCTCAAGAAAGCTTCTTGAGACAAAGGATCCAAAAAGGCCAAGATCAACTAAAGAAACTAAAAAATGagaatagaaagaaagaaatgaacAATCTCATGTTTCAATCCTTAGCTGGCTATCAATCCCTTGACAATGCCACCATGATTGATCTCAATGATCTTGCATGGATCATTGATCAAAATATCAAGGAGGTCGACAAGCAAATTAGCAAGCTTCAAGGGCAAGAAGGGGCTAGTAGCAATAATAATGGAGTAGCAACCATCAACGAAGAGCAAGCTCAAGTGGACAATATCATCGATGGTGGTGTGTTTCCATTTGTGGATGCTGCTAATAATTTCCAAAATGATTATCGCCCAGCCCCATTCGATCCTTGA
- the LOC130974644 gene encoding agamous-like MADS-box protein AGL80 — MARKKVELKYIANDSKRRVTQKKRKSGLIKKVDEISTFCGVDACAIIYSSDDPQPEVSSSPSGVNRVISRFKEMPELEQSKKMMSQESFLRQRIQKGQDQLKKLKNENRKKEMNNLMFQSLGGYQSLDNATMIDLNDLAWIIDQNINEVNKQMSKLQGQEGTSSNNNGVATINGEQAQVDNINGGHQQVLKKRLCLRHLFLPSPSQQVQTPCSYSLFLPPRTPVEELIV; from the exons ATGGCTAGAAAGAAAGTGGAGCTCAAATATATAGCAAATGACTCAAAGAGGAGGGTAAcacaaaagaaaaggaaaagtgGTCTGATAAAAAAGGTTGATGAGATTAGCACTTTTTGTGGGGTTGATGCATGTGCTATAATCTATAGCTCTGATGATCCACAACCAGAAGTATCGTCGTCGCCATCAGGGGTGAACCGAGTGATCTCTAGATTTAAGGAGATGCCTGAATTAGAACAAAGCAAGAAAATGATGTCTCAAGAAAGCTTCTTGAGACAAAGGATCCAAAAAGGCCAAGATCAactaaagaaattaaagaatgagaatagaaagaaagaaatgaacAATCTCATGTTTCAATCCTTAGGTGGATACCAATCCCTTGACAATGCCACCATGATTGATCTCAATGATCTTGCATGGATCATTGATCAAAATATCAACGAGGTCAACAAGCAAATGAGCAAGCTTCAAGGGCAAGAAGGGACTAGTAGCAATAATAATGGAGTAGCAACCATCAATGGAGAGCAAGCTCAAGTGGATAATATCAATGGTGGT CACCAACAAGTCCTTAAAAAAAGACTATGTCTTCGCCA CCTTTTTTTACCTTCGCCTTCTCAACAAGTTCAAACTCCATGCTCTTACTCCCTTTTTCTTCCTCCTCGTACCCCTGTTGAAGAATTAATAGTGTAA
- the LOC130974654 gene encoding agamous-like MADS-box protein AGL80 — MARKKVEFKYIANDSKRRATQKKRKSGLIKKVDEISTLCGVDACAIIYTPDEPRPEVWPSPLGVNRVISRFKEMPVLEQSKKMMSQESFLRQRIQKGQDQLKKLKNENRKKEMNNLMFQSLGGYQSLDNATMIDLNDLAWIIDQNIKEVNKQISKLQGQEGTSSNNNRVATINEEQAQVDNIINGDVFPFEDAANNFQNDYCPTPFNP; from the coding sequence ATGGCTAGAAAGAAAGTGGAGTTCAAATACATAGCAAATGACTCAAAGAGGAGGGCAACgcaaaagaaaaggaaaagtgGTCTAATAAAAAAGGTTGATGAGATTAGCACTCTTTGCGGAGTTGATGCTTGTGCTATAATCTATACCCCTGATGAACCACGGCCAGAGGTATGGCCGTCACCATTAGGGGTGAACCGAGTGATCTCTAGATTTAAAGAAATGCCTGTATTAGAACAAAGTAAGAAAATGATGTCTCAAGAGAGCTTCTTGAGACAAAGGATCCAGAAAGGCCAAGATCAACTAAAGAAACTAAAAAATGAGAATAGAAAGAAAGAGATGAACAATCTCATGTTTCAATCCTTAGGTGGCTACCAATCCCTTGACAACGCCACCATGATTGATCTCAATGATCTTGCATGGATCATTGATCAAAATATCAAGGAGGTCAACAAGCAAATTAGCAAGCTTCAAGGGCAAGAAGGGACtagtagtaataataatagAGTAGCAACCATCAATGAAGAGCAAGCTCAAGTGGACAATATCATCAACGGTGATGTGTTTCCATTTGAGGATGCTGCTAATAATTTCCAAAATGATTATTGCCCAACTCCATTTAATCCTTGA